A region from the Desulfobotulus pelophilus genome encodes:
- a CDS encoding metal-sensitive transcriptional regulator codes for MGLCGTDQDKERLIKRLGRIEGQVRGLCAMVEQDRDCIDVLRQINSVSGALRGVWIQVIGDHLKGCIAKAALEHDEELIDELMEHLQKIR; via the coding sequence ATGGGATTGTGCGGAACAGATCAGGATAAAGAGCGTCTTATCAAAAGACTGGGCAGAATTGAAGGCCAGGTGAGGGGGCTTTGCGCCATGGTGGAACAGGACAGAGACTGCATTGATGTACTTAGGCAGATCAACTCCGTTTCCGGTGCACTCCGGGGTGTATGGATACAGGTTATCGGAGATCACCTGAAAGGTTGCATAGCTAAGGCGGCTCTTGAACATGATGAGGAACTGATTGATGAGCTTATGGAACATTTGCAAAAAATCCGGTGA
- the guaA gene encoding glutamine-hydrolyzing GMP synthase has translation MILIIDFGSQFNQLIARRVREHSVYCVIEPPNVSMETIRACNPEGIILSGGPASIYDEGSPKVDPAIFDMGIPVLGICYGMQFMVHTFGGAVEKSLKREYGFASLKLHCTQDLFADIKDTSCWMSHGDSIKSIPDGFEIIADTANTPVAACRHPEKHLYGVQFHPEVEHTCEGRKIIDNFLSICQCTRNWTMASFARETIEEIRSTVKDQQVVLGLSGGVDSSVAAVLIHKAIGDQLTCIFVDNGLLRKDEATTLKEILTTNLQMNIRFVDAGRQFLAALEKVTDPEAKRKIIGNLFIEIFDEEAKKIQNAAFLGQGTLYPDVIESRSAFGGPSAVIKSHHNVGGLPETMNLKLIEPLQYLFKDEVRALGTELGIPDAMVWRQPFPGPGLAIRILGEITEERLAILRDADAILLEEVRSAGLYKELWQSFVVLLPIRTVGVMGDHRTYEFTCVIRAVTSKDAMTADWARLPHEFLAKVSSRIINEVRGINRVAYDISSKPPATIEWE, from the coding sequence ATGATTCTGATTATTGATTTCGGCTCTCAGTTCAACCAGCTCATTGCCCGCAGGGTGAGGGAGCATTCCGTTTACTGCGTAATCGAACCCCCGAATGTCTCCATGGAAACCATCCGGGCATGCAACCCGGAAGGCATCATTCTTTCCGGAGGACCTGCCAGCATCTATGATGAAGGAAGCCCGAAAGTAGACCCTGCCATCTTCGACATGGGCATCCCCGTGCTTGGCATCTGCTACGGCATGCAATTCATGGTACATACCTTTGGCGGTGCCGTTGAAAAATCGCTGAAGCGTGAATACGGGTTTGCTTCTCTGAAACTGCACTGCACCCAAGATCTTTTTGCCGACATCAAAGATACCAGCTGCTGGATGAGCCACGGTGACTCCATTAAAAGCATTCCCGATGGTTTCGAGATCATTGCAGACACAGCCAATACTCCCGTTGCAGCCTGCCGCCATCCTGAAAAACATTTATATGGCGTACAGTTTCATCCCGAGGTGGAACATACCTGCGAAGGTCGAAAAATCATCGACAACTTCCTCTCCATCTGCCAGTGCACCCGTAACTGGACCATGGCCTCCTTTGCCAGAGAAACCATAGAAGAAATCAGAAGCACGGTCAAAGATCAGCAGGTGGTGCTGGGGCTCTCCGGTGGAGTGGACTCTTCCGTGGCTGCGGTGCTGATCCATAAAGCCATAGGGGATCAGCTCACCTGTATCTTCGTGGACAATGGCCTCCTTCGCAAGGATGAAGCCACAACCCTGAAAGAAATACTCACAACTAACCTTCAGATGAATATCCGCTTTGTGGATGCGGGCAGGCAATTTCTTGCAGCCCTTGAGAAAGTGACCGATCCGGAGGCAAAACGTAAAATCATTGGCAATCTTTTTATAGAAATCTTTGATGAGGAAGCCAAAAAAATCCAGAATGCAGCTTTTCTGGGGCAGGGAACCCTGTACCCGGACGTTATTGAATCCAGATCTGCCTTTGGCGGGCCATCAGCGGTTATTAAAAGCCACCACAACGTAGGAGGCCTTCCCGAAACCATGAACCTGAAGCTCATCGAGCCTCTGCAGTATCTTTTCAAAGATGAGGTAAGGGCTCTGGGTACGGAACTGGGAATTCCCGACGCCATGGTCTGGAGGCAACCCTTCCCCGGACCGGGGCTCGCCATCCGGATTCTGGGAGAAATTACGGAAGAACGTCTTGCCATCCTCCGGGATGCCGATGCCATTTTACTGGAAGAAGTGAGGTCCGCCGGTCTGTACAAGGAGTTATGGCAGAGCTTTGTGGTACTGCTCCCCATCCGTACCGTGGGTGTGATGGGTGACCACAGAACCTACGAGTTCACCTGCGTCATCCGTGCCGTTACCAGCAAGGATGCCATGACAGCAGACTGGGCAAGGCTGCCCCATGAATTTCTGGCAAAGGTTTCCAGCCGTATTATCAATGAAGTGCGCGGAATCAACCGTGTAGCCTATGATATCAGCTCCAAACCACCGGCTACCATAGAGTGGGAATAA
- a CDS encoding TraR/DksA family transcriptional regulator — MALSMITLETYQPHEKEPYMNGKQKAWFRKRLLEQREALVQEARRQLREIRETDFLQVSDMVDRSVSEIWREQQLRVQVRFREVLDRNTEALRLLEEGDYGYCSLTGEPIGIPRLLAVPDAIFSFEAQQLREKRGGMMALS, encoded by the coding sequence ATGGCCCTATCCATGATTACCCTGGAAACCTATCAGCCCCATGAAAAAGAACCCTACATGAACGGGAAACAGAAGGCATGGTTCCGAAAACGTCTTCTGGAACAGAGGGAAGCACTGGTGCAGGAGGCCCGCAGGCAGCTGAGAGAAATCCGGGAAACGGATTTTCTGCAGGTATCCGATATGGTGGATCGAAGCGTATCGGAAATATGGAGGGAGCAGCAACTACGGGTTCAGGTCCGATTCCGGGAAGTACTGGACAGAAACACCGAAGCGCTGCGCCTTCTTGAAGAAGGGGATTACGGCTATTGCAGCCTGACGGGAGAACCCATAGGCATTCCCCGCCTGCTGGCTGTTCCGGATGCCATTTTCAGCTTTGAAGCCCAGCAGCTCAGGGAAAAAAGGGGAGGAATGATGGCCCTTTCTTAG
- a CDS encoding radical SAM protein — translation MKDFLVLQIEPSTCCTLRCPTCPRTAFAQHWENRHLPMDQLHRILPLAARAEMVQIQGWGEPLCHPSIAAIVEAIQQTGTRCALTTNGSLLDEKRSRNLLTAGLSQLTVSVSGATQETHAALRPPSDLSAIMKNIRRFRELAKESGAACQLTLSFLQQDKNIHELAAVVAMAREYKMDDCLAINATYLPTPDHERQYVRPGLGTKWAGLRALWTSIRKAQNYISARVQPVEQAVCANDPLQCVFVGADGSVSPCIFLQLPLKPGCSGHPPFAIMGNLFEEEFDTLWNHTLYGQFREAFQVRRDFHEDLYKGIDNCSEGRRRLLEAPAIEKTFFDKHPVPQSCRACAKMNGL, via the coding sequence ATGAAAGACTTTCTTGTTCTGCAAATTGAACCCAGTACCTGCTGCACCCTCCGATGCCCCACCTGCCCTCGCACGGCGTTTGCACAACACTGGGAAAACCGCCATTTACCCATGGACCAGCTGCACCGCATACTGCCACTGGCTGCCAGGGCAGAAATGGTACAGATCCAGGGATGGGGTGAACCTCTCTGCCATCCCAGCATCGCTGCCATAGTGGAAGCTATCCAACAGACAGGAACCCGCTGTGCCCTTACCACCAACGGATCCCTTCTGGATGAAAAACGAAGCAGGAACCTCCTCACAGCCGGACTTTCCCAGCTCACGGTTTCCGTAAGCGGAGCCACACAGGAAACCCATGCAGCCCTGCGACCTCCTTCGGATCTTTCAGCCATCATGAAAAACATACGTCGTTTCAGGGAACTGGCGAAAGAATCCGGAGCCGCCTGCCAGCTTACCCTGAGCTTTCTGCAACAGGACAAAAATATCCATGAATTGGCCGCGGTGGTCGCCATGGCCCGGGAATACAAGATGGATGACTGCCTTGCCATCAATGCGACCTATCTGCCTACACCCGACCATGAGCGCCAGTATGTCCGGCCCGGACTCGGCACAAAATGGGCCGGTCTCCGCGCCCTCTGGACTTCCATCCGAAAGGCTCAGAACTATATCAGCGCCAGGGTTCAGCCTGTGGAGCAAGCCGTCTGCGCCAATGATCCCCTCCAGTGCGTCTTCGTTGGAGCAGATGGTTCCGTCAGCCCCTGCATCTTTCTTCAGCTACCGCTGAAACCTGGATGTTCAGGGCATCCGCCCTTTGCGATCATGGGAAATCTTTTTGAAGAAGAATTTGATACCCTATGGAATCACACCCTTTACGGCCAATTCCGGGAGGCATTTCAGGTCCGGAGGGATTTTCATGAAGATCTTTATAAAGGCATAGACAACTGCAGCGAGGGCAGACGCCGCCTGCTGGAAGCCCCTGCCATTGAAAAGACTTTTTTTGACAAACACCCAGTACCACAGTCATGCCGTGCATGCGCCAAAATGAATGGATTGTAA
- the efp gene encoding elongation factor P, with amino-acid sequence MLDCSDLRKGLKIEYEGDPYVVTQFEFVKPGKGQALYKCRLKNMVNGNQFERTFRSGEKFNKADLEERTMEFSYMDGENYCFMNTSTFEQEFLTPDQVADVVGFLKENVVCSVLFWGSRAIGVTLPNFIDLVVTKAEPWVKGDTASGNSKPAVLETGVTVQVPSFVEEGEKIRIDTRTGQYSERVKE; translated from the coding sequence ATGCTGGATTGTTCCGATCTTCGTAAGGGCCTTAAGATAGAGTATGAGGGGGATCCGTACGTGGTCACCCAATTTGAGTTTGTGAAGCCCGGAAAGGGGCAGGCTCTTTATAAGTGCCGCCTGAAAAACATGGTTAACGGGAACCAGTTCGAAAGAACTTTCCGTTCCGGAGAAAAATTTAATAAAGCGGATCTGGAAGAGCGTACCATGGAATTTTCCTATATGGACGGTGAGAATTACTGCTTTATGAACACCTCAACCTTTGAGCAGGAATTCCTTACCCCGGATCAGGTTGCCGATGTTGTTGGTTTTTTAAAGGAAAATGTTGTGTGCAGTGTGCTTTTCTGGGGCAGCAGGGCCATTGGTGTGACTCTGCCCAACTTCATTGATCTTGTGGTTACCAAAGCGGAGCCATGGGTCAAGGGCGATACCGCATCCGGGAATTCAAAGCCAGCTGTTCTGGAAACCGGCGTAACGGTTCAGGTTCCTTCCTTTGTCGAGGAAGGTGAAAAAATTCGTATTGATACCCGTACCGGGCAATACTCAGAGCGTGTGAAAGAGTAA
- a CDS encoding histone deacetylase family protein, translating into MKVVFDPAFYEVYSRDPAAEAGRMQAIVQEIEDMAVFISPEPATEAELLRAHSPDLLNEVRAEGVFEIAALAAGAAILTARMSFREPVFGLIRPPGHHASRDSCWGFCYFSNMAVAMLAMKAEGLIERAHVLDFDLHFGDGTTNILGPLPWVSLHNPMDRNRKDYLHDVTTRLAEVEADIIGISAGFDHHKKDWGGLLETEDYFVMGQWAKEAAQRCHAGLFALLEGGYNHSVLGKNARALMEGMA; encoded by the coding sequence ATGAAAGTAGTCTTCGACCCCGCTTTTTATGAAGTGTATTCCAGAGATCCTGCCGCAGAAGCCGGACGCATGCAGGCCATTGTGCAGGAGATTGAAGACATGGCCGTTTTTATTTCACCGGAACCCGCCACGGAGGCAGAACTTCTCCGGGCCCACAGCCCGGATCTCCTCAATGAAGTACGGGCAGAAGGAGTCTTTGAAATAGCAGCCCTGGCAGCCGGTGCCGCCATTCTTACGGCCCGCATGAGTTTTCGGGAACCGGTTTTCGGTCTCATACGGCCACCCGGCCATCATGCATCAAGGGACAGCTGCTGGGGTTTCTGCTATTTTTCCAACATGGCCGTGGCCATGCTGGCCATGAAGGCCGAAGGACTGATTGAAAGGGCCCATGTGCTGGACTTCGATCTTCACTTCGGAGATGGCACCACCAACATCCTCGGTCCCCTTCCATGGGTCAGCCTGCACAATCCCATGGACCGCAACCGCAAGGACTATCTCCATGATGTGACAACCCGTCTGGCAGAAGTAGAAGCGGATATCATCGGCATATCAGCAGGATTCGACCATCACAAGAAAGACTGGGGGGGACTTCTGGAAACAGAAGATTATTTTGTCATGGGACAATGGGCAAAGGAAGCCGCACAACGCTGCCATGCCGGGCTGTTCGCCCTGCTCGAAGGAGGATACAACCACAGCGTTCTGGGGAAAAATGCAAGGGCGCTTATGGAAGGGATGGCCTGA
- a CDS encoding heavy metal translocating P-type ATPase, with protein MIGRFARLGVYEDLLQSKDFMKLGMGALLAFAGFLLSEFMPEYPVVAQGLILISVAINGLPVIAGAVKGLMEKKVNVDELVSLAILACLVSGEFLTAAVVSCIMVLGSLVEEMTAASARRSIQALVKVSPLHATVVRGNHEERVPVESVRAGDHLIIRPGEQIPVDGLVIRGLSAVDQSVITGEAIPVEKKADDFLYAGTMNQNGVLWMRTEKVGQDTTLGQVIRLVEKAEAARPETVPFIDRFARYFTPLVLLCAIAAWVITGDATRAVAVLIVGCPCALILAVPTATVAAIGRAARAGILVKDGVHMEAVGRVDILVFDKTGTLTEGRPRVKTLITAEGVAPEHLLQMAASVENHASHPLAGAVLRAAEEAGIIVSPADNPGMVPGLGVQGQVDGVLVEVGSAGFCGGMSAVPEGLKGPLEAAMQEGSTPLMVWKEKKALGMICVADRVRHGVAETITELKEAGIQHIAVLSGDHAASVERVGKETGIRILWSGLKPEEKLEQILTLKGEKGRVVFVGDGINDAPALAAADTGIAMGAMGTEVALETADIALMGDDISRLPFLIHLSRRMMGVIRFNIAFALIFNILAVFASGAGLITPIMGAVVHNVGSVLVVLSSASLGFLAEKKGNTFRGSSFPNRKPV; from the coding sequence ATGATAGGACGTTTTGCCAGACTGGGTGTTTACGAGGACTTGCTGCAGAGCAAAGATTTCATGAAGTTGGGGATGGGAGCTTTGCTGGCCTTTGCCGGTTTTCTTCTGTCTGAATTCATGCCGGAGTACCCTGTAGTGGCTCAGGGCCTTATTCTGATTTCCGTTGCCATCAATGGGCTGCCCGTCATTGCCGGTGCCGTAAAAGGGCTGATGGAAAAGAAGGTGAATGTGGATGAGCTGGTGTCTCTTGCCATTCTTGCCTGTCTTGTGAGCGGAGAATTTCTGACGGCCGCAGTTGTCAGCTGCATCATGGTGCTGGGTAGTCTGGTGGAAGAGATGACAGCAGCTTCTGCCCGCAGATCCATACAGGCCCTGGTGAAGGTGTCTCCCCTTCATGCCACCGTAGTGAGGGGAAATCACGAAGAGCGGGTACCCGTTGAGAGTGTACGGGCAGGAGACCATCTGATCATCCGTCCGGGCGAGCAGATACCCGTGGATGGCCTTGTTATCCGTGGGCTTTCAGCTGTGGATCAGTCTGTTATAACCGGAGAAGCCATTCCCGTGGAAAAGAAAGCGGATGATTTCCTCTATGCCGGTACCATGAATCAGAATGGCGTTTTGTGGATGCGGACGGAAAAGGTGGGACAGGATACTACTCTGGGGCAGGTGATCCGCCTTGTGGAGAAAGCGGAAGCGGCCCGCCCGGAAACCGTTCCTTTTATTGACCGGTTTGCGCGGTATTTTACTCCCCTTGTTCTGCTTTGTGCCATCGCCGCATGGGTAATAACCGGTGACGCTACAAGAGCTGTGGCTGTACTCATTGTCGGATGCCCCTGTGCGTTAATTCTGGCTGTTCCGACGGCTACGGTTGCGGCCATCGGCCGGGCGGCACGGGCGGGGATTCTGGTGAAAGACGGGGTGCATATGGAGGCTGTGGGACGGGTTGACATCCTTGTTTTTGATAAAACGGGCACCCTTACGGAAGGACGGCCCAGGGTGAAGACCCTTATCACTGCAGAGGGCGTGGCACCGGAGCACCTGCTGCAGATGGCCGCCAGTGTGGAGAACCATGCCAGCCATCCTCTGGCAGGGGCTGTGCTCAGGGCTGCAGAGGAAGCAGGAATTATTGTCAGCCCTGCTGACAACCCGGGAATGGTTCCGGGACTTGGCGTGCAGGGTCAGGTGGATGGTGTTCTTGTGGAGGTGGGAAGTGCCGGTTTTTGTGGTGGTATGTCGGCTGTGCCGGAAGGACTGAAGGGCCCACTGGAAGCCGCCATGCAGGAAGGCAGCACGCCTCTCATGGTGTGGAAGGAAAAAAAGGCACTGGGGATGATCTGTGTGGCAGACCGTGTCCGGCATGGGGTGGCAGAAACCATTACAGAGTTGAAAGAGGCAGGAATTCAGCATATTGCCGTATTATCCGGAGATCATGCCGCATCCGTTGAAAGGGTTGGAAAGGAGACGGGGATCCGTATATTGTGGTCCGGTTTGAAGCCTGAAGAAAAGCTGGAGCAGATTCTTACCCTGAAAGGCGAAAAAGGAAGGGTTGTTTTTGTGGGAGACGGTATCAATGATGCTCCGGCTCTGGCAGCAGCGGATACGGGCATTGCCATGGGCGCCATGGGAACGGAAGTGGCATTGGAAACGGCAGATATTGCTTTGATGGGGGATGATATCTCACGGCTGCCTTTTCTTATTCACCTGAGCCGCAGGATGATGGGAGTGATCCGGTTTAATATCGCTTTTGCCCTTATATTTAATATCCTTGCTGTTTTCGCCAGTGGTGCTGGCTTGATCACACCCATCATGGGGGCAGTGGTACATAATGTCGGTTCCGTGCTGGTGGTGCTTTCATCCGCCAGTCTGGGTTTTCTGGCGGAGAAAAAGGGAAACACATTCAGGGGCTCATCCTTTCCTAACAGAAAGCCTGTATAA
- a CDS encoding response regulator, producing the protein MFRFHRILLVDDDPALRRLLHRMLTQEGYACCTAANATEAMAEVAEEVPDLVISDITMPGMDGIGLMKMLRHHHPELDVMMMTGMSEKYNYADIIEAGASDYVCKPFDRREILARIHRVERERKALKSLREMNASLERMVSVSGTLAARAEAASRAKSEFLAGISHEIRTPLNGLIGFTDLLLDTRLDEEQQEFLGIIRSSSETLLQLLNDILDFSRIEAGQMIMEEIPYDLELLCFDAMEVLRSRMDAQKVTLISHFDDLVPDRVVGDPQKLRQVLINLLSNAVKFTEEGEIVLSVCIVEEKEGRLSLRFRVKDTGIGIPPGQEEAIFGAFRQAEGTCTRRYGGSGLGLAICRKLVEMMGGNIAAENNPEKGSTFTFTINASRDREVLVTKQGSSLDLRGYSIFLVDGHPMQAEISAQYLKTSGASVAVFRSGEEVPLQPVPDLLVVSIDNPDKGLEGMGIRLRGVPVLALSRPVPGSAGLCRKSGFAGYLTRPVSRTFLIEMAARLLGEGGDGEMLTRHRLREVRKKKFRMLVGEFGPGDVLDSMVVSSGYRRQQVTDPSALLAAYVAEEGHFDGILIWFSSEMSSHLISRIRHWEQLAGKPPVPVFIVFPGGKGDALPEKDGDSIFCTEMEALRRGGLDAFVQSCILSGRPEVRQAKGFDRKKS; encoded by the coding sequence ATGTTCCGATTTCACAGAATACTTCTAGTCGATGATGATCCGGCTCTGCGGCGCTTGTTGCACCGCATGCTGACTCAGGAAGGGTATGCATGCTGTACCGCCGCCAATGCCACCGAGGCCATGGCAGAAGTGGCGGAAGAGGTTCCGGATCTTGTTATTTCGGATATCACCATGCCGGGCATGGATGGTATCGGTCTGATGAAGATGCTGCGTCATCACCATCCCGAGCTTGATGTGATGATGATGACGGGTATGTCGGAAAAGTATAATTATGCAGATATTATCGAAGCCGGTGCCTCGGATTATGTGTGCAAGCCCTTTGACCGAAGGGAGATTCTGGCACGGATTCATCGTGTGGAGCGTGAACGGAAAGCCTTGAAGAGTTTGCGTGAGATGAATGCTTCCCTTGAGCGTATGGTTTCCGTTTCCGGTACGCTTGCAGCCAGGGCGGAGGCCGCATCCAGAGCGAAAAGTGAGTTTCTGGCGGGTATCAGCCATGAAATCCGTACTCCTCTCAATGGGCTGATCGGTTTTACGGATTTGCTTCTCGATACCCGCCTGGACGAGGAGCAGCAGGAATTTCTGGGAATCATCCGTTCCAGCAGCGAGACCCTTCTGCAGCTTCTGAACGATATCCTGGATTTTTCCCGCATCGAGGCGGGCCAGATGATCATGGAAGAGATTCCTTATGATCTTGAGCTTTTGTGCTTTGATGCCATGGAGGTGCTGCGTAGCCGCATGGATGCGCAAAAGGTTACCCTTATATCCCACTTTGATGACCTGGTGCCCGATCGTGTTGTGGGGGATCCTCAGAAACTCCGGCAGGTACTGATCAACCTTCTTTCCAATGCGGTGAAGTTTACGGAAGAAGGTGAGATTGTTCTTTCCGTATGCATTGTTGAAGAAAAGGAGGGAAGACTCTCTCTCCGTTTCCGTGTGAAGGATACGGGTATAGGCATTCCGCCCGGGCAGGAAGAGGCTATTTTCGGTGCTTTCAGACAGGCAGAAGGTACCTGTACCCGTAGGTACGGTGGCTCAGGGCTCGGTCTTGCCATTTGCCGGAAGCTCGTGGAGATGATGGGAGGAAACATTGCTGCGGAGAACAATCCGGAAAAGGGCAGCACTTTCACCTTCACCATCAACGCCTCCCGTGACCGGGAAGTTCTGGTGACAAAGCAGGGCTCCAGCCTTGATCTTCGGGGCTACAGCATTTTTCTGGTGGACGGGCATCCCATGCAGGCGGAGATATCTGCCCAGTATCTCAAAACTTCCGGAGCTTCCGTTGCCGTTTTTCGGAGTGGAGAGGAAGTCCCCCTTCAACCCGTGCCGGATCTGCTGGTGGTTTCCATCGATAATCCGGATAAGGGGCTGGAAGGCATGGGCATCAGGCTGCGGGGTGTTCCGGTTCTGGCCCTTTCCCGTCCTGTTCCCGGCAGTGCCGGTTTGTGCCGTAAATCCGGGTTTGCCGGATATCTGACAAGACCTGTTTCCCGTACTTTTCTCATTGAGATGGCGGCCCGCTTACTCGGTGAAGGCGGTGACGGAGAAATGCTGACCCGTCACCGTCTCCGGGAAGTCCGGAAAAAGAAATTCCGCATGCTGGTGGGCGAATTCGGACCGGGCGATGTTCTTGATTCCATGGTAGTTTCGTCCGGTTACAGAAGGCAGCAGGTTACGGATCCTTCCGCTCTTCTGGCGGCCTATGTGGCTGAAGAAGGGCATTTTGACGGGATTCTTATCTGGTTTTCCAGTGAAATGAGTTCTCACCTGATATCCCGGATCCGTCATTGGGAGCAGCTGGCAGGAAAGCCACCTGTTCCGGTTTTCATCGTATTTCCCGGTGGAAAAGGGGATGCCTTACCGGAAAAGGATGGAGATTCGATTTTTTGTACGGAGATGGAGGCTTTGCGCAGAGGCGGGCTCGATGCCTTTGTTCAGTCCTGTATCCTTTCCGGCCGTCCTGAAGTAAGGCAGGCTAAGGGCTTCGACAGAAAGAAGTCTTAG
- a CDS encoding SGNH/GDSL hydrolase family protein, which yields MAEFLLRWLVNLSLLFSPFFLVQGWWLCRTIPRLPEADGPVRGRVPGRAPGFHILLIGESTAAGVGAASQKEALAGQLAKASAERAGCEVFWQVLGRNGLTARDACTLVAGSRVFFSPDVVVLVLGVNDVVRMRSASVWRKDLRALISLLRRRWEAVPVVLAGVPPVGLFPALPQPLREILGLRGRMLDAVSRSLAEKSSGVSHAAGPVGVHPEPEFFCSDGFHPSPVGYAIWGRYLAEVLVPEICMDQ from the coding sequence ATGGCTGAGTTCCTGCTTCGATGGCTTGTGAATCTGAGTCTTCTGTTCAGTCCTTTTTTTCTGGTGCAAGGCTGGTGGCTCTGCCGTACCATTCCACGCTTACCCGAAGCTGACGGGCCGGTCAGGGGCCGGGTACCGGGCCGGGCACCGGGTTTTCATATCCTGCTCATTGGAGAATCCACCGCTGCTGGTGTGGGAGCAGCAAGCCAGAAAGAAGCCCTTGCCGGTCAGCTGGCCAAGGCTTCTGCGGAGCGTGCGGGTTGTGAAGTCTTCTGGCAGGTTCTCGGCCGGAACGGTCTGACTGCAAGGGATGCCTGTACTTTGGTGGCAGGAAGCAGAGTCTTCTTTTCCCCGGATGTGGTGGTTCTGGTTCTGGGGGTGAATGATGTGGTGCGGATGAGAAGTGCCTCTGTCTGGCGCAAGGACCTCCGTGCTCTGATCTCTCTTTTGCGCAGAAGATGGGAAGCTGTTCCTGTGGTGCTGGCAGGGGTCCCGCCAGTGGGCCTTTTCCCGGCCCTTCCCCAGCCATTGAGGGAAATTCTGGGGTTGCGTGGCCGGATGCTTGATGCGGTCAGTCGGAGTCTGGCGGAAAAGAGTTCGGGTGTGAGCCATGCCGCTGGCCCCGTTGGCGTCCATCCCGAACCGGAGTTTTTTTGCAGCGACGGCTTCCATCCTTCTCCGGTGGGATATGCGATCTGGGGGCGGTATCTTGCAGAAGTACTGGTGCCTGAAATCTGCATGGATCAGTGA
- a CDS encoding arsenate reductase ArsC: MSEHKKLVIFLCNGNTIRSQMAEGLLNHMGGDRFTAVSAGVEPGERVHPMAIAVLAEEGMDISSHQPKGIGVYLGKEAVLHMITVCDKAQQSCPRVWPGLPEGNRHHWMLDNPSGAEGSEEEKLAAFRKVRDDLKAKIRDWLRKV; this comes from the coding sequence ATGTCCGAACATAAGAAACTGGTAATTTTTCTCTGCAATGGTAACACCATTCGCAGTCAGATGGCCGAAGGCCTGCTCAACCATATGGGGGGTGACCGTTTTACGGCCGTCAGTGCGGGTGTGGAACCCGGCGAAAGGGTTCATCCCATGGCCATTGCCGTACTGGCGGAAGAAGGTATGGATATCAGCAGCCATCAGCCTAAAGGTATCGGTGTGTATCTGGGGAAGGAGGCTGTTCTGCATATGATTACCGTATGCGATAAGGCGCAGCAGTCCTGTCCCCGTGTTTGGCCGGGGCTGCCCGAAGGCAACCGTCACCACTGGATGCTGGATAATCCTTCCGGGGCGGAAGGTTCCGAGGAGGAAAAACTGGCTGCCTTCAGAAAAGTGAGGGACGACCTGAAGGCAAAAATCCGGGACTGGCTCAGAAAAGTCTGA